The following are encoded together in the Desulfobotulus mexicanus genome:
- a CDS encoding response regulator, with product MNPDMYKDAFLQIAFAISGEFSLKTILKNSLRVFLRKLNCTMAAVVRTDKGEPVTEHILPKAMAGHGGYLEPMASLAHALEEAPALPWHSVQHGEQHCYAFMLEDFGFLFLARAAAFDNFFLHEMAPMGKMLARACLACLALERRQQSEEEMLTRKAHFESVFTSTNDAMVYFDTNHCIFNVNERFTELFGYTLEEVSGKNINTVVDPLKQEHEYGSPRILGGETIEMEAVRYARDGRAIEVMLKGGPVRIHGIIQGGYATYSDISERKRNERMLLESNFLLEKSIERANHLAEEAKMASIAKSEFLANMSHEIRTPMNGVLGMAGLLLDTALDEKQRRYTETLESSAKALLSLINDILDFSKIESGHLELEALNFSLRPLLDDLAAMMAFKADEKGLELILFIEENVPDRLNGDPGRLRQVLTNLVGNAIKFTHEGEVLIHVSLLAEKNDDITMEFRIRDTGIGIPEDKIPHLFNQFTQVDASISRRYGGTGLGLAITKQLIELMGGNIEVESVEGKGSVFCFSVKMQAGLPVQQEQIACAALSGLRVLLVDDNATNREILHIRLKAAGMIIHEAENGPSALGAIYQALEEKKPYAMAILDMQMPGMDGASLGRAIRSNPLLNDLRLVMMSSSSRRGDSAMVNEIGFSAYLTKPVPYGELFICLCMALGSREPSDLVTRHTAREARYSRQPDFSEQKIRILLVEDNLTNQQVALGMLEKMGLQADTAENGEDALLSIKAHAYDLILMDMQMPRMDGLRATREIRRIEAAESKKTVPIIAMTANAMQGDREKCLQAGMNDYISKPVNPETLAKTIKRWLSLQPAPETMPVETRAADSFPAPEKPHVPQSISSDFITDTPSANRQSPAAWNPMTLETYLYGDLDMVKTILETYTAQLPSSMHTLKTALESGSREEARHKAHALRGTSANVGAEILMDMAAKMEESIFHGDMDTAAAIFPELEKKAYHLIRILKDKKMIPP from the coding sequence GTGAACCCTGATATGTATAAGGATGCTTTCCTTCAGATCGCCTTTGCCATCAGTGGAGAATTCAGCCTCAAAACCATACTGAAAAACAGCCTTAGGGTTTTTCTCAGAAAGCTGAACTGCACCATGGCCGCCGTGGTGCGCACCGACAAAGGGGAGCCGGTGACGGAACACATCCTGCCCAAAGCCATGGCAGGCCATGGGGGCTACCTTGAACCCATGGCCAGTCTGGCCCATGCCCTGGAAGAAGCTCCGGCTCTCCCATGGCACTCCGTGCAGCATGGCGAACAGCACTGCTATGCCTTTATGCTGGAAGATTTCGGCTTTCTTTTTCTTGCAAGGGCTGCGGCCTTTGATAATTTTTTTCTCCATGAAATGGCTCCCATGGGCAAAATGCTCGCAAGGGCCTGCCTTGCCTGCCTTGCCCTTGAAAGAAGACAACAAAGCGAAGAAGAAATGCTAACCCGCAAGGCGCACTTTGAATCTGTTTTTACCAGCACCAATGACGCCATGGTTTACTTTGACACAAACCATTGTATTTTTAACGTAAATGAACGTTTTACGGAATTGTTCGGCTATACACTTGAAGAAGTATCGGGAAAAAATATCAATACGGTTGTTGATCCCCTGAAACAGGAACATGAATACGGCTCTCCCAGAATTCTTGGCGGAGAAACCATAGAAATGGAAGCCGTCCGATATGCCAGGGATGGCCGGGCCATTGAAGTCATGCTGAAGGGTGGCCCTGTCCGCATCCATGGCATCATTCAGGGCGGCTATGCCACCTACTCCGACATTTCAGAGAGAAAAAGAAATGAGCGCATGCTCCTTGAAAGCAATTTTCTTCTGGAAAAATCCATAGAAAGGGCCAACCATCTGGCCGAAGAAGCAAAAATGGCCAGCATCGCCAAAAGTGAATTTCTGGCAAACATGAGCCATGAAATACGAACCCCCATGAATGGCGTTCTGGGCATGGCAGGCCTGCTTCTGGATACAGCTCTGGACGAAAAACAGCGCCGTTATACGGAAACCCTTGAGTCCAGCGCCAAAGCCCTGCTCTCTCTGATCAACGATATCCTTGATTTTTCCAAAATTGAGTCCGGTCATCTGGAACTGGAAGCCCTGAATTTCAGTCTGAGACCCCTCCTGGATGACCTCGCCGCCATGATGGCTTTCAAGGCTGACGAAAAGGGACTTGAACTCATCTTGTTCATTGAAGAAAATGTTCCGGATCGCCTTAATGGAGATCCGGGCAGACTGCGTCAGGTACTCACCAACCTTGTGGGCAATGCCATCAAATTCACCCATGAAGGAGAAGTCCTGATCCATGTGAGTCTGCTGGCAGAAAAAAATGATGACATCACCATGGAATTCAGAATCCGGGATACGGGCATCGGTATCCCGGAAGACAAAATACCGCATCTTTTCAATCAGTTTACCCAGGTAGATGCTTCCATATCAAGGCGCTACGGAGGAACGGGCCTTGGCCTTGCCATCACAAAACAACTGATAGAACTCATGGGAGGAAATATTGAGGTTGAAAGCGTGGAAGGCAAGGGATCGGTATTCTGTTTTTCCGTAAAAATGCAGGCAGGCTTACCGGTACAGCAGGAACAGATTGCATGTGCAGCGCTCAGCGGTCTCAGGGTACTGCTTGTGGATGACAATGCGACAAACAGGGAGATACTGCATATCCGCCTGAAAGCCGCAGGCATGATCATTCATGAGGCAGAAAATGGCCCTTCAGCACTGGGGGCCATTTATCAGGCCCTTGAAGAAAAAAAACCCTATGCCATGGCCATTCTGGACATGCAGATGCCGGGCATGGACGGCGCATCTCTGGGCAGAGCCATAAGATCCAATCCCCTTCTTAATGATCTCCGCCTGGTCATGATGAGCTCCTCAAGCCGTCGGGGAGACAGCGCCATGGTAAATGAAATCGGCTTTTCCGCCTATCTGACCAAACCCGTTCCCTATGGCGAACTTTTCATCTGCCTCTGCATGGCCCTTGGCAGCAGGGAACCTTCGGACCTTGTAACCCGGCATACGGCAAGGGAGGCCCGCTACAGCCGCCAGCCTGATTTTTCAGAACAAAAAATCCGCATCCTTCTGGTGGAGGACAATCTCACCAATCAGCAGGTGGCCCTTGGCATGCTGGAAAAAATGGGCCTTCAGGCAGACACCGCAGAAAATGGCGAAGACGCACTTTTATCCATCAAAGCCCATGCCTACGATCTGATTCTTATGGATATGCAGATGCCCCGGATGGACGGTCTCAGGGCAACCAGGGAAATCAGAAGAATAGAAGCCGCTGAAAGCAAAAAAACTGTGCCCATTATTGCCATGACCGCCAATGCCATGCAGGGAGACAGGGAAAAGTGCCTTCAGGCAGGCATGAATGACTATATATCCAAGCCCGTAAATCCGGAAACACTGGCAAAAACCATTAAAAGGTGGCTGAGCCTGCAGCCTGCCCCTGAGACAATGCCTGTGGAAACAAGGGCGGCAGATTCTTTTCCTGCACCAGAAAAACCCCATGTACCCCAGAGCATATCATCGGATTTCATTACGGATACTCCCTCTGCAAACAGGCAGTCACCTGCTGCCTGGAACCCCATGACCCTTGAAACATATCTTTACGGGGATCTGGATATGGTGAAAACCATTCTGGAAACCTATACGGCACAGCTTCCCTCATCCATGCACACCCTGAAAACGGCCCTTGAATCCGGGAGCCGGGAAGAAGCCCGGCATAAAGCCCATGCGCTCCGGGGTACAAGCGCCAATGTGGGGGCTGAAATTCTTATGGATATGGCTGCAAAGATGGAAGAGAGTATCTTCCATGGGGATATGGATACCGCCGCTGCCATTTTCCCTGAACTGGAAAAAAAGGCGTACCATCTCATTCGGATTCTGAAAGATAAAAAAATGATACCTCCCTGA